Genomic window (Takifugu rubripes chromosome 1, fTakRub1.2, whole genome shotgun sequence):
TCAGGGCTCAGCAAGCGGAGCTGAAGGCCAGACTCGAGGCTCAAAGTCAGGAGATGGACACGTGAGTAAAACGAAACACTTCTGCTTTTAACGTGTCACTAAGTAAAGCTGTCGTTTGAAGGTCTGTGCATGTTTTGTGCACCTTAGGTTGAATTTTAAATTCAAAAATGAAGAAAGGGAACTGTTTCAAATGAAAGACTGCGTCCAGCTCCTGAAGGTAAATGATATTAGAACTCCTGCTATGAATATTCCCGCATTATTAGGGCCGTGTCGATCTGCCAGGTTCActtacatttcattttctttccagtCGGATTTTCAGATAAgcgaggaagagaaggaggggctCTCCGCAGAGCTTCAGAGGCTGCAGAGCCTCGCGTGCAACATGGATGACATGATGAGGAAGAGCCAGGAGCTATGCAGCAGGCTGTCGCAGCAGGAGAGCTGCCAAAACGAAAATCTAAAGGTGGGAGGAAACGACAAAGGCAGAACCTTCCGTGTTCCCCCGGCAGTTAAATGTTCCCCTCGCTGTGCTTTCAGGCGAGGTGTCAAGCTCTCGCCGCCCAGCTGACGGACGCACAGGCGAAGTTGGCGGCCGCGAAGGAGCAATCCAAAAACGCCGAGAGGAGCGCTGaacagctgaaggaagagctggaggaggtcaaGGAGAAGCTGGCTGATGTCGTGTCATCGCACGAGAAGGCACAGCAGAAAAGTGGCAAACAAGAGGTAGAAACCTAAAACATGACGGGTTATTTACTCCTGTAAACTTTGGAATCTTGACCAGATTTGTTCCAATTATGCACCACACATTATATTTATGTGTCTATATAAACAAAAACAGTAGAAATATAAACGGTGGAATCCTGAAACCAAAGTCATAAGCTGAGGTGTATTTTACATATGCAGGCAGAGCTCAGGGAGGCGTGTGTCGCAATCACAGATAATGCTGCCCTCATTGAAGAGAAGGAACGCTTGATCGCAATCCTGAGCAACGAGAAGAGAGAGCTCGCTCAGCAAAACCAGGTAGGTTCATTTCATAATGTGCAGGTTCACATTCCTGAGTTTGGAGCCTGGCTTGATCCCCGGCGCGTCTTCTTCCAGGATCTGATCAGTGATGTCGAGGAGCTGCACAGAATTTGCGCTGAGCTCCaggcggcgccccctgctggcacaACAGAAGACCCCGCTGACCAGCATCACCGAGAGACATCTGAGCAGTCTGAGGGCCTGTGTAAGAACACGGGTCATTAAAGAAACACTTGAAAGTGCAACATCTGCGACTGTTATCGTGAATGTGACAAACATGTCTGATGTTCTCTTGCAGGCGCTGTGGGAGGTCCAGTAGTAGAGGTGAGTAACAAATACTGAGATGATTACAGCAGCTTACAGCTAACTAATAAGGTCAATGTCAGCGTTTGTCTAGTTAATGGTCACCTAGTTTAAATTGACCTGCCCTCAATATTGGGCTCCACAGCCTCGTTGGCGCAGTAGGCAGCGCGTCAGTCTCATAATCTGAAGGTCGTGAGTTCGAGCCTCACACGGGGCAGCTGACTTTTTGCTTGTGTCAGAGCAGACCACTACACAAACAgccacaggtgcttcacagtCACTTGAGCTTCCTATACAGGCATGAATAGGTTTGACTACTCTACTGAGGCCAGTCATTCAGAGGTCTTTAGAGTTTTGAATCCTAATCtattctcttccttcttctgtccctgtttctgctgctggcagTTTGTGATGTGCCGTCACTGCCAGGAATCCTTCTCTTTTATCACCCAAGTGGAACTGGAGCAGCACGAGCAGAGCCACAGGATTTGTCCCTTCTGCCAGATGGTGTGTGACGACATGGACCAGTCCGTGTTTGAAGACCACGTCTACAGCCACGAGCTGTAGCGTCGCCCAGGGCGCTGAAAAGCATCATGTTTGAAGTACACGAGTACAGAGTGCAGATATCAATGTCATCTTATGGGAGGAAACAGCTGCGGGAAACTCGAATCCTGACCGCTCTGCA
Coding sequences:
- the calcoco2 gene encoding calcium-binding and coiled-coil domain-containing protein 2 codes for the protein MDSCAKTPETPSNLIFSQVVFIDIPHSYPPAAPLTCCYTVTAAFQPSNKDWVGIFRVGWSKTRDYHTFVWVDSSQDGTGHQSEIRQAVFNDYYLPKDEIEFYQFCYVDGAGQVRGASTPFCFRKSAEQNTESSPDDNLLVVTTQEQLEQNTREKDTLQKELTHLVEENETLKKVLEKEGEESASLKRQNEQKEKENSQLVEELGQIKKENENLKSTSEQQMKEMERLKELLRETAAEQEEHRASLTTALKEQEEQAQMKIKQLRAQQAELKARLEAQSQEMDTLNFKFKNEERELFQMKDCVQLLKSDFQISEEEKEGLSAELQRLQSLACNMDDMMRKSQELCSRLSQQESCQNENLKARCQALAAQLTDAQAKLAAAKEQSKNAERSAEQLKEELEEVKEKLADVVSSHEKAQQKSGKQEAELREACVAITDNAALIEEKERLIAILSNEKRELAQQNQDLISDVEELHRICAELQAAPPAGTTEDPADQHHRETSEQSEGLCAVGGPVVEFVMCRHCQESFSFITQVELEQHEQSHRICPFCQMVCDDMDQSVFEDHVYSHEL